A genomic window from Pseudomonas argentinensis includes:
- a CDS encoding NAD(P)/FAD-dependent oxidoreductase, with the protein MKQRILVIGTGFAGLWSALSAARLLDLQRRNDIEVCVIAPKAELHVRPRFYEADVARMNAPLDALFTAVNVRFVQGWVTAIDSASQCVTYRDSHQAEQQLSYSRLILASGSQVKRPALSDVEQTFDVDSLEHAIALEHHLHGLGELPESLARNTVVVAGGGFTGIETATELPARLRAILGDETAIRVIVVDRGERIGASLGAQMAPLIAEASARQGVTWHLGTSVSAVDAGGVILANGECIEALTVIWTVGVQASPLTAQLSAERDGHGRLHVDRNLRVTGLANLYAAGDTAFAAVDDDGHHALMSCQHAIALGRSAGNNAAADLLGVAPIAYRQPKYVTCLDLGEWGAVFSEGWERKVVLTGAEGKQLKTQINTEWIYPPAAVRATALAAADPLIPVVA; encoded by the coding sequence ATGAAACAACGTATTCTAGTGATCGGCACAGGCTTCGCCGGCCTGTGGAGCGCCCTCAGCGCCGCGCGTCTGCTCGACCTGCAACGGCGCAACGATATCGAGGTGTGCGTGATCGCGCCAAAGGCCGAGCTGCACGTACGCCCGCGCTTCTACGAGGCGGATGTGGCGCGCATGAACGCACCGCTCGACGCATTGTTCACCGCCGTGAACGTGCGCTTCGTGCAGGGTTGGGTCACCGCTATCGACAGCGCCAGCCAGTGCGTGACGTACCGCGATAGCCACCAGGCAGAGCAGCAACTGAGCTACAGCCGCCTGATCCTGGCCAGCGGCAGCCAGGTCAAGCGCCCGGCCCTGAGCGACGTCGAGCAGACCTTCGATGTCGACAGCCTGGAGCATGCCATCGCCCTGGAGCACCATCTGCACGGCCTGGGCGAGTTACCGGAGAGCCTCGCCCGCAATACCGTGGTGGTCGCCGGCGGCGGCTTCACCGGCATCGAGACAGCCACCGAGCTGCCGGCCCGCTTGCGGGCGATTCTTGGCGACGAGACGGCGATCCGCGTGATCGTGGTCGACCGTGGCGAGCGCATCGGCGCCAGCCTGGGCGCCCAGATGGCGCCGCTCATCGCCGAGGCCAGCGCCAGGCAAGGCGTTACCTGGCACCTGGGCACTTCAGTAAGCGCCGTGGATGCCGGGGGTGTCATCCTCGCCAACGGTGAGTGCATCGAAGCACTGACGGTGATCTGGACGGTTGGCGTGCAGGCCTCGCCTCTCACCGCACAGCTGTCCGCCGAGCGCGATGGGCATGGCCGCCTGCATGTGGATCGCAACCTCAGAGTTACCGGGCTGGCGAACCTGTACGCCGCCGGCGACACCGCCTTCGCCGCCGTCGACGATGACGGCCACCACGCGCTGATGAGCTGTCAGCATGCCATTGCCCTGGGTCGCTCGGCCGGCAACAATGCGGCCGCCGACCTGCTCGGCGTGGCCCCCATCGCCTACCGCCAGCCCAAGTACGTCACCTGCCTGGATCTCGGTGAGTGGGGCGCGGTATTCAGTGAGGGCTGGGAGCGCAAGGTGGTGCTCACCGGCGCCGAGGGCAAGCAGCTGAAAACCCAGATCAATACCGAGTGGATCTACCCGCCCGCCGCCGTCCGCGCCACCGCCCTGGCCGCGGCTGATCCGCTGATTCCGGTGGTGGCATAG
- a CDS encoding YnbE family lipoprotein, which produces MRLRSCITALLLGLLTTACTPTVQLAMPNEPININLNVKIEHEIYIKVDKALDSMFSESSGLF; this is translated from the coding sequence ATGCGCTTGCGTAGTTGCATCACCGCCCTGCTGCTGGGGCTGCTGACCACAGCCTGTACCCCGACGGTACAGCTGGCGATGCCCAACGAGCCGATCAACATCAACCTGAATGTGAAGATCGAGCACGAGATCTATATCAAGGTGGATAAGGCGCTGGACAGCATGTTCAGTGAATCCAGCGGACTGTTCTGA
- a CDS encoding YdbL family protein, whose amino-acid sequence MNLIKPFAGLLLLLSLSLPAHAISLNEAMSALGDAKASGQLGEMPNGYLGVVKAGGQADEIAKLINAARRAEYQKLAQQNGIQLSDVETIAGQKAIDKTPAGQYIQQQGQWRRK is encoded by the coding sequence ATGAACCTGATCAAACCCTTCGCCGGCCTGTTGCTGCTGCTCAGCCTGAGCCTGCCGGCCCATGCCATCAGCCTCAACGAGGCGATGTCCGCCCTGGGCGATGCCAAGGCCAGCGGCCAGCTGGGTGAAATGCCCAATGGTTACCTTGGCGTGGTCAAGGCCGGCGGCCAGGCCGACGAGATCGCCAAGCTGATCAATGCCGCACGCCGCGCCGAATACCAGAAGCTCGCCCAGCAGAACGGCATCCAGCTCAGCGACGTGGAAACCATCGCCGGCCAGAAGGCCATCGACAAGACCCCCGCTGGCCAGTACATCCAGCAGCAGGGTCAGTGGCGCCGCAAGTAA
- a CDS encoding PLP-dependent aminotransferase family protein, producing MARENPGPLVVSLPLGAPQPGEGLQRWLYGALREAILSSRLPAGSQLPSTRALAEHYGMARGTAQAAYQQLQSEGYLDTGSGYGTRVCRVLPDATLNAGYVRRRVLPAAEQQRDAPDTLWAQRLQAEKPIFMGSGAQPGLRPFFPHRGDVLAFPIDLWRKLHTAHLRPSRLLDMLDADPAGLPALRSAIAQYLAIARGVRVGAERIVILGSVQQALDLTLRLVVAPGERVWMEDPGYPGARQLMKASGVALVDVPVDRQGLQVEMAMGMAADARLAYVTPSHQAPLGGELSPARRLALLRWASEQGSYIFEDDYDSEYRFVAKPIPALRSLAGGDASVILAGTFSKLLFPSLRLAYVVLPPQLVEGFTRLVSLTARHANSLGQAVLADFIEQGHFDRHLRRMRKLYAARAEAFAEAAERHWQGLIEVPPIRAGLDVVCRLHGIDEGEAQARLAEVGIDVLPLQHYCVKTQAPGLVMGFAAYTEAAIDEAARAVARLLRRL from the coding sequence ATGGCGCGCGAAAACCCTGGCCCTCTGGTGGTATCGCTGCCGCTCGGTGCGCCGCAACCGGGCGAGGGCCTGCAACGCTGGTTGTACGGCGCGTTGCGCGAGGCGATTCTCAGCAGCCGTCTACCGGCGGGCAGCCAGCTGCCGAGCACCCGTGCGCTGGCCGAGCATTACGGCATGGCCCGCGGCACCGCGCAGGCGGCGTACCAGCAACTGCAGTCCGAAGGCTACCTGGATACCGGCAGCGGCTATGGCACGCGGGTGTGCAGGGTGCTGCCGGATGCCACGCTGAACGCCGGTTATGTGCGCCGCCGCGTGCTGCCCGCCGCGGAGCAGCAGCGCGATGCGCCGGATACGCTGTGGGCGCAACGCCTGCAGGCGGAAAAACCGATCTTCATGGGCAGCGGCGCTCAGCCTGGGCTGCGGCCGTTCTTTCCGCACCGGGGCGACGTGCTGGCATTTCCCATCGACCTGTGGCGCAAGCTGCATACCGCCCATCTGCGCCCATCGCGCCTGTTGGACATGCTCGATGCCGACCCGGCCGGTTTGCCCGCGCTGCGCAGCGCCATCGCCCAGTACCTGGCGATTGCCCGTGGCGTGCGGGTGGGCGCCGAGCGCATCGTGATTCTTGGCAGCGTGCAGCAGGCCCTGGACCTGACCTTGCGGCTGGTGGTGGCGCCTGGCGAACGGGTGTGGATGGAAGACCCCGGCTACCCCGGCGCGCGGCAGTTGATGAAGGCCAGCGGCGTGGCGCTGGTCGATGTGCCGGTGGACCGCCAAGGTCTGCAGGTCGAGATGGCCATGGGCATGGCGGCGGATGCGCGGCTGGCCTATGTGACGCCCTCGCACCAGGCGCCGCTGGGCGGCGAGCTGTCACCGGCGCGGCGCCTGGCGTTGCTGCGCTGGGCCAGCGAGCAGGGCAGCTATATCTTCGAGGACGACTACGACAGCGAGTACCGCTTCGTCGCCAAGCCCATCCCGGCGCTGCGCAGCCTGGCCGGCGGCGATGCCTCGGTGATCCTCGCCGGTACCTTCAGCAAGCTGCTGTTTCCGTCCCTGCGCCTGGCTTACGTGGTGCTGCCGCCGCAGTTGGTGGAAGGCTTCACGCGGCTGGTGTCGCTGACCGCGCGGCATGCCAACAGCCTGGGCCAGGCGGTGCTGGCGGATTTTATCGAGCAGGGGCATTTCGACCGTCACCTGCGCCGCATGCGCAAACTCTATGCGGCGCGGGCCGAGGCCTTCGCCGAGGCCGCCGAGCGGCACTGGCAGGGGCTGATCGAGGTGCCACCGATACGCGCCGGGCTGGATGTGGTCTGCCGTCTGCACGGCATCGATGAAGGCGAGGCCCAGGCGCGCCTGGCCGAGGTGGGTATCGACGTGCTGCCCTTGCAGCACTATTGCGTGAAGACCCAGGCACCCGGGCTGGTGATGGGCTTTGCGGCGTACACCGAAGCGGCCATCGACGAGGCTGCCAGGGCCGTGGCGCGGCTGCTTCGACGCCTCTGA